From Alienimonas californiensis, a single genomic window includes:
- a CDS encoding phosphohexomutase domain-containing protein, which translates to MLRCPTAAAPISRGTHLARLASGWAECAGCPHAAELAGASPTLRRRLERRPRGERPDPFGGVAGADFSPEEAGALAARFAATLPPRAAVVLGRDERATHAPFLPVVAAVLRHAGCDVLHLGEALEPTIRFAVRKTGAAGGLWLAAPDRPAGHAGLIPLAAGGRPLTDAEAAAVLSNEPRIDRQTGIERGCGAAAEHEASLWPAFRTLSALRIRLASPSTAVRTRFDRLFAALPDDLRTVAVSPDAHSGDLLETMRESLGDIRLFVDSSSARCREFAADGTPVPWTETVRTLAADAVRRASKKPAAPTVALAAELADDLRLKIAAAGGRVREVEDTPAALWTAVEDGCTLAAGTADRAVFATPHGPAADAALVLAALLRSAATAPGHRAR; encoded by the coding sequence ATGCTCCGCTGTCCGACCGCCGCCGCGCCGATCTCCCGCGGGACGCATCTCGCCCGGTTGGCCTCGGGGTGGGCGGAGTGCGCGGGCTGCCCGCACGCCGCGGAGCTTGCGGGAGCCTCGCCGACGTTGCGTCGCCGGTTGGAACGCCGACCCCGGGGTGAACGTCCCGATCCGTTCGGCGGCGTGGCGGGAGCCGACTTCAGCCCTGAAGAGGCTGGTGCCCTCGCCGCCCGCTTCGCGGCGACGCTGCCGCCGCGGGCGGCGGTCGTGCTGGGCCGGGACGAACGGGCGACGCACGCCCCCTTCCTCCCCGTCGTCGCCGCGGTGCTCCGTCATGCCGGCTGCGACGTGCTGCACCTCGGCGAGGCGCTGGAGCCGACGATACGGTTCGCCGTGCGGAAGACCGGCGCGGCGGGCGGTCTGTGGCTCGCCGCCCCCGACCGCCCGGCGGGACACGCCGGTCTGATCCCCCTCGCCGCCGGCGGCCGGCCGCTGACGGACGCGGAGGCCGCGGCGGTGTTGTCGAACGAGCCGCGCATCGACCGTCAAACCGGCATCGAACGCGGCTGCGGGGCGGCGGCGGAGCACGAGGCGTCGCTGTGGCCCGCTTTCCGCACGCTCTCGGCACTACGGATCAGGTTGGCGAGCCCCTCCACCGCCGTTCGCACCCGCTTCGACCGCCTGTTCGCCGCCCTGCCGGATGATCTGCGAACGGTCGCCGTCTCTCCGGACGCCCACTCGGGAGACCTGCTGGAGACAATGCGGGAGTCCCTAGGAGACATTCGACTCTTTGTTGACTCCTCCTCGGCCCGCTGCCGGGAGTTCGCGGCGGACGGTACGCCGGTTCCGTGGACGGAAACGGTACGGACGCTGGCCGCCGACGCGGTGCGGCGGGCGTCGAAGAAGCCGGCCGCCCCGACGGTCGCGCTCGCGGCGGAGTTGGCGGATGACTTGCGATTGAAGATCGCCGCGGCCGGCGGTCGGGTGCGGGAGGTCGAGGACACGCCCGCGGCCCTGTGGACGGCGGTGGAAGACGGCTGCACGCTGGCCGCCGGTACGGCCGACCGGGCCGTCTTCGCAACCCCGCACGGTCCGGCGGCTGACGCCGCCCTCGTTCTGGCCGCCCTGCTGCGGTCTGCGGCGACCGCCCCGGGTCACCGGGCTCGCTGA
- the holA gene encoding DNA polymerase III subunit delta: protein MHAAEFLKQSGLAAADVPPVVAVHGDQRLLARRCVDRIAAAVLGDDDEPTRLDGVTADLASALDELRTVSMFASARIVVVGAADGFVTDHRAGLERYVAAPAAGSVLILEVSKWLKTTRLAKAVAKSGLTLECSELKGAKAAAYLVGVAKAEHDTALARDAAELMVTLAGTDLGLLEQELGKLCAFAADRDPKAVTAEDVAALVMDGSVKNTFEMLAEVRRGNVGRALAELDKLLLAGEAPFKILGGMSFVLRKIATAVDLSAGDGNLSRALATAGVFPKERGETEQYLRRLGRKRAERFRGLLLEADGALRGGSALPDRTVLERLLIQLAPPSR, encoded by the coding sequence ATGCACGCCGCCGAGTTCCTCAAGCAATCCGGTCTCGCCGCGGCGGACGTGCCGCCGGTGGTCGCGGTGCACGGCGACCAGCGCCTGCTGGCCCGGCGGTGCGTCGATCGGATCGCCGCGGCCGTGCTGGGGGACGACGACGAACCGACGCGCCTGGACGGGGTGACGGCCGACCTCGCCTCGGCGCTGGACGAACTGCGGACCGTTTCCATGTTCGCCTCCGCCCGCATCGTGGTGGTGGGGGCGGCGGACGGGTTTGTCACCGACCATCGGGCCGGCTTGGAACGCTACGTCGCGGCCCCGGCCGCCGGCAGCGTGCTGATTCTGGAGGTCTCGAAGTGGTTGAAGACGACGCGGCTGGCGAAGGCCGTCGCCAAATCCGGCCTCACGCTCGAATGCTCGGAACTAAAGGGGGCGAAGGCGGCGGCGTACCTCGTGGGCGTGGCGAAGGCGGAGCACGACACCGCCCTGGCCCGCGACGCGGCGGAGTTGATGGTGACGCTCGCCGGCACGGATCTGGGCCTGTTGGAACAGGAACTCGGCAAGCTGTGCGCCTTCGCCGCGGACCGCGATCCCAAGGCGGTCACGGCGGAGGACGTCGCCGCGCTGGTAATGGACGGCTCGGTGAAGAACACCTTCGAGATGCTCGCGGAGGTCCGCCGCGGCAATGTGGGCCGGGCGCTGGCGGAACTCGACAAACTGCTGCTGGCCGGGGAGGCGCCGTTCAAGATCCTCGGCGGGATGAGCTTCGTGCTGCGAAAGATCGCCACGGCGGTGGACCTGTCCGCCGGCGACGGCAACCTGTCGCGGGCGCTGGCGACGGCCGGCGTGTTTCCGAAGGAGCGGGGCGAAACGGAGCAGTACCTCCGACGGCTCGGCCGGAAGCGGGCGGAACGCTTCCGCGGTTTGCTGCTGGAGGCGGACGGCGCCCTCCGCGGCGGCTCCGCGTTGCCGGATCGCACGGTGCTGGAACGCCTGCTGATCCAACTCGCCCCGCCGTCCCGCTGA
- a CDS encoding PQQ-binding-like beta-propeller repeat protein, whose product MWSIDLGGPPRSDDMIRSGTEERNLYYGRPVVAGRTIFVGLCQKYETHGQLPMPVFAVETDADGLNPSVRWTYDPDSVELGGRGRGDASFDGTQASVAVTDDAVFTLGKLGVLGAADRATGAERWRAGFFGYAALYASPVVHDDLLYVPIDDGLYVFEATAEAPRCIGSYELGIHYGTPLPTEDGVYVAEGNFMWKLKPPRALAGGGTGPRGD is encoded by the coding sequence TTGTGGTCGATCGACCTCGGCGGCCCGCCGCGGTCGGACGACATGATCCGCAGCGGGACGGAGGAACGAAACCTGTATTACGGCCGCCCGGTGGTGGCGGGGCGGACGATCTTCGTGGGGCTGTGCCAGAAGTATGAGACGCACGGCCAACTGCCGATGCCGGTCTTCGCGGTCGAGACCGACGCGGACGGCCTCAATCCGTCCGTCCGGTGGACGTACGACCCCGACAGCGTCGAACTCGGCGGACGGGGCCGCGGCGATGCGTCATTCGACGGCACGCAGGCGTCGGTCGCGGTGACGGACGACGCCGTCTTCACGCTCGGCAAGCTCGGCGTGCTGGGAGCGGCCGATCGAGCGACCGGCGCGGAACGGTGGCGTGCCGGATTCTTCGGGTACGCCGCGCTCTACGCCTCCCCGGTCGTGCATGACGACCTATTGTATGTGCCGATCGACGACGGGCTGTACGTCTTCGAGGCGACGGCGGAGGCCCCCCGCTGCATCGGCAGCTATGAGTTGGGCATTCACTACGGCACGCCGCTGCCGACGGAGGACGGGGTCTACGTCGCCGAAGGAAACTTCATGTGGAAGCTGAAGCCGCCGCGGGCGTTGGCGGGCGGCGGCACCGGGCCTAGGGGCGACTGA
- a CDS encoding CNNM domain-containing protein, which produces MPDAFPPTALWLPGGLVMLALTLVSGFFSGSETALFFLSPEDQRELARGSAPQRAAARLLDQPDRLLSAVLFWNLLTNLTYFVVSVVVAETMLHEGYATAAGMIGLGGLASIILLGEVLPKSVAVAAPKMIAGLVALPLGLAVRAVDPLSPRLDALTRALTRTFWPKLETEEYLSADDLEHAVEAATATRELAGPERQVLRNVLELSDVTAEEIMRPRGAYLTLPSPVRRSHLGGRTPAGGFVAVVDPEGPPEDGAPPPNPSAADAQRVLILDSASSALGPNPNDPDPRLDGRAVPLPFLPWCASAAAAWALLAETGRPAAGVVNEYGEVVGVVTFDDVVDAVLRPDASRARRLLRSDPIRLCPQSADEPPRWEVAGLTTLRYLLKRLDLPDDLEETDPVTVTGLLLEELEQLPEPGDGCEWHGLRLTVEAVEGSDVRQVRVERIADYPPAEVGRERSGRDRGRGASGRGGNA; this is translated from the coding sequence GTGCCGGACGCCTTCCCCCCCACGGCCCTGTGGCTGCCCGGCGGCCTCGTGATGCTGGCGCTCACGCTGGTCAGCGGGTTCTTCTCCGGCAGCGAGACCGCCCTGTTCTTCCTCTCGCCGGAGGATCAGCGCGAACTGGCCCGCGGCTCCGCCCCGCAGCGGGCGGCGGCCCGGCTGCTCGACCAGCCGGACCGGCTGCTCTCCGCGGTGCTGTTCTGGAACCTGCTGACGAACCTCACCTACTTCGTCGTCAGCGTCGTCGTCGCCGAGACGATGCTGCACGAGGGCTACGCGACCGCGGCGGGGATGATCGGGCTCGGCGGGCTCGCCAGCATCATTTTGCTCGGAGAGGTCCTTCCCAAAAGCGTCGCGGTGGCGGCGCCGAAAATGATCGCCGGCCTCGTCGCGCTGCCGCTGGGCCTGGCGGTGCGGGCCGTCGATCCGCTCTCGCCGCGGCTGGACGCTCTCACGCGGGCGCTGACCCGGACCTTCTGGCCGAAGCTGGAGACCGAGGAGTACCTCAGCGCCGACGACCTGGAGCATGCCGTCGAGGCCGCCACGGCGACGCGGGAACTCGCCGGGCCGGAGCGTCAGGTGCTGCGCAATGTGCTTGAGCTATCGGACGTCACCGCCGAGGAGATCATGCGACCGCGGGGCGCCTACCTCACGCTGCCGAGCCCGGTGCGGCGGTCGCACCTCGGCGGGCGGACGCCCGCCGGTGGGTTCGTCGCGGTCGTGGACCCGGAGGGACCGCCGGAGGACGGGGCTCCGCCGCCCAACCCCTCCGCGGCGGACGCCCAGCGGGTGCTGATCTTGGACTCCGCCTCGTCGGCGCTCGGCCCGAACCCCAACGATCCCGACCCGCGGCTGGACGGCCGGGCGGTGCCCCTGCCGTTTCTGCCGTGGTGCGCCTCCGCGGCGGCGGCCTGGGCGCTGCTGGCCGAAACCGGCCGCCCCGCAGCGGGGGTGGTGAATGAATACGGCGAGGTCGTCGGGGTCGTGACCTTTGACGATGTGGTCGACGCCGTGCTGCGTCCGGACGCCAGCCGCGCTCGTCGCCTGCTGCGGAGCGATCCGATTCGGCTGTGTCCGCAGTCCGCCGACGAGCCGCCGCGCTGGGAGGTCGCCGGTCTGACGACGCTCCGCTACCTCCTCAAACGACTGGACCTGCCGGACGATTTGGAGGAGACCGACCCCGTCACCGTCACCGGCCTGCTGTTGGAAGAACTGGAACAGCTCCCGGAGCCCGGCGACGGCTGCGAATGGCACGGCCTGCGGTTGACGGTCGAGGCGGTCGAGGGCTCGGACGTGCGGCAGGTGCGAGTCGAACGGATCGCCGATTACCCGCCGGCGGAGGTCGGGCGCGAACGGTCGGGGCGGGACCGCGGCCGCGGCGCATCCGGGCGGGGGGGGAACGCATGA
- a CDS encoding outer membrane protein assembly factor BamB family protein, translating into MPASPLLLSLCLMQAAAPPAPGETPVWAEEGGHPTWVVHPRRPSRATSPPPAIWQSPPGAVGSLCGDPVLAGDRLLVGTNSDPDWSARFPVDGGVMACLDAADGTLVWRHFHPRLDWRFNDVPASPIRSRPAVQGDRVCYFSNRGSLVCLDLAGFRDGENDGPVTDETRTGASDGDIVWEIDFVADHGVFKREDAGMGNPLSSPVILSTAAQGDLVFCGTMQGTHPDGTVANPAAPSFVAVRLADGAIVWSTSVPGENVALGSFGSPAVLGEGPEAKVLFPAGDGKLYAFEPTTGGSCGRSTSAARRGRTT; encoded by the coding sequence ATGCCCGCCTCCCCACTCCTCCTCTCGTTGTGTTTGATGCAGGCGGCGGCCCCGCCAGCGCCGGGGGAAACGCCGGTGTGGGCCGAGGAGGGCGGGCATCCGACCTGGGTCGTCCACCCGCGGCGGCCGTCCCGGGCGACCTCGCCCCCGCCGGCGATCTGGCAGTCGCCGCCGGGGGCGGTCGGGTCGCTGTGCGGGGATCCGGTTCTCGCGGGCGACCGCCTGTTGGTCGGCACGAACAGCGATCCGGACTGGAGCGCCCGCTTCCCTGTCGACGGCGGCGTGATGGCCTGCCTCGACGCCGCCGACGGCACGCTGGTCTGGCGACACTTTCACCCCCGCTTGGACTGGCGGTTCAACGACGTGCCGGCCAGCCCGATCCGGTCCCGCCCGGCGGTGCAGGGGGATCGGGTCTGCTATTTCAGCAACCGCGGGTCGCTGGTCTGTCTGGACCTCGCCGGCTTCCGCGACGGCGAGAACGACGGCCCTGTTACCGACGAGACCCGCACCGGCGCATCGGACGGAGACATCGTCTGGGAGATCGACTTCGTCGCCGACCACGGCGTGTTCAAGCGGGAGGACGCTGGGATGGGCAACCCGCTCAGTTCGCCGGTGATCCTGTCGACGGCGGCGCAGGGCGACCTCGTCTTCTGCGGGACGATGCAGGGGACGCATCCAGACGGGACCGTCGCAAACCCCGCCGCCCCATCGTTCGTGGCAGTGCGGCTGGCGGACGGGGCGATCGTCTGGTCGACCTCCGTGCCGGGAGAAAACGTGGCGCTGGGCTCCTTCGGCTCGCCCGCCGTGCTGGGGGAGGGACCAGAGGCGAAGGTTCTATTCCCCGCCGGCGACGGCAAGCTGTACGCCTTCGAGCCGACGACGGGCGGGAGTTGTGGTCGATCGACCTCGGCGGCCCGCCGCGGTCGGACGACATGA
- a CDS encoding DUF21 domain-containing protein — MTVVLLTAAGLFVFGVYMSAQFSGAETAFYRISTLRLSFHAAAGKRRAARMLRFAEDPARFVATLLIGNNVANYLTTAAVGVAVAAVTTPGGGGATEVVATWLISPVVFVCGELLPKRLCYLAPSHFLGRQSSFLLAIFWVAAPVAIPLAGLARLLERDGASNSRRVGGVLGRGRLIEVLDEGHRAGLLTDVQDRLTENVLHAAPGPARDRAAPPERAVSLPLDCTRAELLAKAAALGVREILLTAVDLGAVGHGTNGSAAHRHEANRDSVRFVGYVRAVDVAVGDGPPRDWLRTLPRISEGATRLEALAELRREGDAVGLLVSRPETGENAPVIGVLHERGLLRELFGRV, encoded by the coding sequence ATGACGGTCGTCCTCCTGACCGCCGCGGGGTTGTTCGTCTTCGGGGTCTACATGTCCGCCCAGTTCAGCGGGGCGGAGACGGCGTTCTACCGGATCTCCACGCTCCGGCTGAGCTTTCACGCCGCCGCCGGCAAGCGGCGGGCGGCCCGCATGCTGCGGTTCGCGGAGGACCCGGCCCGGTTCGTCGCCACGCTGCTGATCGGCAACAACGTGGCGAACTATCTCACGACGGCGGCCGTCGGCGTGGCGGTGGCGGCCGTCACCACGCCCGGCGGCGGCGGGGCGACGGAGGTCGTCGCCACCTGGCTGATCAGCCCGGTCGTCTTCGTCTGCGGCGAACTGCTGCCCAAGCGGCTGTGCTATCTGGCTCCGTCGCATTTCCTCGGTCGGCAAAGCTCGTTTCTGCTGGCGATCTTTTGGGTCGCGGCCCCGGTCGCCATTCCCCTCGCCGGGTTGGCCCGTCTGTTGGAACGCGACGGTGCGAGCAACTCCCGCCGGGTCGGCGGCGTGCTGGGCCGCGGGCGCCTGATCGAGGTGCTGGACGAGGGCCACCGGGCCGGGCTGCTGACGGACGTGCAGGACCGGTTGACGGAAAACGTGCTGCACGCCGCCCCCGGCCCGGCGCGCGATCGGGCCGCCCCGCCGGAACGGGCCGTTTCGCTACCGCTGGACTGCACCCGTGCGGAACTGCTGGCGAAGGCCGCCGCGTTGGGCGTCCGCGAGATTCTGCTCACCGCGGTCGACCTCGGGGCCGTCGGGCACGGGACGAACGGCAGCGCGGCGCACCGGCATGAAGCGAACCGGGACTCCGTCCGCTTCGTCGGCTACGTCCGCGCCGTGGACGTCGCCGTGGGCGACGGTCCGCCGCGGGACTGGCTCCGTACGCTGCCGCGGATCTCGGAGGGGGCCACCCGACTGGAAGCGTTGGCGGAACTTCGCCGCGAAGGCGACGCCGTCGGCCTGCTGGTCTCCCGTCCGGAGACGGGCGAGAACGCCCCCGTCATCGGCGTTCTGCACGAACGCGGACTGCTGCGCGAGTTGTTCGGCCGGGTGTGA
- a CDS encoding pectate lyase, with amino-acid sequence MPARRLALLLLAALGSPSPSSAFVDEPSRSETIAALSRAGRFYADEIAVRGGYVYFTELDGGRRWGEGEATPTQIWVQPPATPTVGEAFLAAHEATGDPAHLAAATAAGEALTYGQLQSGGWTNKIDFDPNGDPGAYRRGRGRGKNNSSLDDGQTPAALRLLMRLDAAHAGGHAGIAEAARSGLDALLTAQLSGGGFPQVWDGPTTDGPPLRASSPGDWRELPRIKAYWDLPTLNDGLAGQVVATLLSARQLYETRDPALAERADAAARRFGDFLIRAQLPAPQPGWAQQYDESMRPAWARVFEPPAVAASESQDVIEALLALHAATDEVRFLDPIHAALDYLERSALPDGRLPRYLELGTNRPLYMERRGREYRPTYDDADLPSHYGWKGESQVDALRERLAEARAGREPSRPSSSNRAAAARAAIDALDADGRWVEVSDGGPLLGQAKIPAGRRYVASATFAEHMTALAASLRADAAPE; translated from the coding sequence ATGCCCGCCCGACGCCTCGCCCTCCTCCTGCTCGCGGCGCTGGGGAGCCCGTCGCCGAGCTCGGCGTTCGTCGACGAGCCGTCGCGGAGCGAGACGATCGCCGCCCTCAGCCGGGCCGGCCGGTTTTACGCGGACGAAATCGCCGTCCGCGGCGGGTACGTCTACTTCACGGAGTTGGACGGCGGCCGTCGCTGGGGCGAAGGCGAAGCGACGCCCACACAAATCTGGGTGCAGCCGCCGGCCACGCCAACTGTGGGCGAGGCGTTCCTCGCCGCCCACGAGGCGACCGGCGACCCCGCCCACCTCGCCGCCGCGACCGCCGCCGGCGAGGCGCTGACGTACGGCCAACTGCAGTCCGGCGGTTGGACGAACAAAATCGACTTCGACCCGAACGGCGACCCCGGCGCCTACCGCCGCGGCCGCGGTCGCGGGAAGAACAACTCCTCCCTCGACGACGGTCAGACGCCCGCAGCCCTGCGCTTGTTGATGCGCCTCGACGCCGCCCACGCCGGCGGGCACGCGGGGATCGCCGAGGCGGCCCGGTCGGGGCTGGACGCCCTCCTCACCGCCCAACTTTCCGGCGGCGGCTTCCCGCAGGTCTGGGACGGTCCGACGACCGACGGGCCGCCGCTGCGGGCGTCGTCGCCGGGGGACTGGCGAGAACTGCCGCGGATCAAGGCGTATTGGGACCTGCCCACGCTGAACGACGGCCTCGCCGGACAGGTCGTCGCCACGCTGCTGTCGGCCCGGCAGCTTTACGAAACCCGCGATCCGGCGCTCGCCGAACGGGCCGACGCCGCGGCCCGCCGGTTCGGCGACTTCCTCATCCGGGCCCAGTTGCCCGCCCCGCAGCCGGGGTGGGCGCAGCAGTACGACGAGTCCATGCGGCCGGCGTGGGCCCGGGTGTTCGAACCGCCCGCCGTCGCCGCGTCCGAGTCTCAGGACGTCATCGAAGCGCTGCTCGCCCTGCACGCGGCGACGGACGAGGTGCGGTTCCTCGATCCGATTCATGCGGCCCTGGATTATCTCGAACGCAGCGCCCTGCCGGACGGGCGGTTGCCGCGGTATCTCGAACTCGGCACGAATCGCCCGCTGTACATGGAGCGTCGCGGCCGGGAGTACCGGCCGACCTACGACGACGCCGACCTGCCCAGCCACTACGGCTGGAAGGGGGAGAGCCAAGTCGACGCCCTGCGTGAGCGTCTGGCCGAGGCCCGTGCCGGCCGTGAGCCGTCGCGGCCCAGTTCGTCGAACCGCGCGGCGGCGGCGCGAGCGGCGATCGACGCGTTGGATGCGGACGGACGCTGGGTGGAGGTGTCCGACGGCGGCCCGTTGCTCGGGCAGGCGAAGATTCCCGCCGGGCGCCGTTACGTCGCCAGCGCGACGTTCGCCGAGCACATGACCGCCCTCGCCGCGTCCCTGCGGGCGGACGCGGCGCCCGAATGA
- a CDS encoding ATP-dependent Clp protease ATP-binding subunit — translation MYERFTDRARKVMQLANQEAQRFNHEYIGTEHILLGLVKEGSGVAANVLKNLDVDLRGIRLEVEKIVQSGPDMVTMGKLPQTPRAKKVIEYAMEEARNLNHNYVGTEHLLLGLLREQEGVAAQVLMNLGLKLEDVREEVLNLLGHGLEGGEEDEEGGGRGGRAGASSKGERGKRTGKSKTPALDSFGRDLTELAKQGKLDPVIGRANEIERITQVLCRRQKNNPVLLGEAGVGKTAIVEGFAQMVVEGNVPDLLRERRIVVLDLAMMVAGTKYRGQFEERIKAVMNEVRRAKNIILFIDELHTLVGAGGAEGAIDASNVLKPALSRGELQCIGATTLDEYRKYIEKDSALERRFQKVNVEPPSPEQAVEILRGLRERYEKHHRVEITDAALEAAVEFSTRYISERALPDKAIDVIDEAGARIRLKSMVRPPDLKDLDAEIERLNAAKEEAVANQDFEKAAALRDQADQVKQKKETATEEWKEQSQQTDGTVDEDVIAEVVAKMTGIPLTRLSSEDAVRLLAMEDELHETVVSQKEAVKQVSKAIRRSRSGLKDPKRPTGIFLFAGPTGVGKTLLAKTLAEFLFGEDDALIQIDMSEYMEKHNVSRLIGAPPGYVGYEEGGQLTEKIRRRPYAVVLLDEIEKAHPDVFNMLLQIMEEGHLTDSFGRKIDFKNVVLIMTTNVGAKSIASGAGFGFSKQGDEDASYEKMKERLLHDVEAAFKPEFIGRLDDVIVFRELNRENLKHIVDIELSKVRERLGERGLALEMTDAAREFVIDKGSNTEYGARPLRRSVEQYIEDPLSEELLRGAFEGHNSILVDAVPLEGEDADAKDAKKRLDFTGRTVAKPNLPRKKGAGKATTEQDEKAASDDEEKLVAATVGDDDTESYTPDAEDGDE, via the coding sequence ATGTACGAACGCTTTACGGACCGCGCCCGCAAGGTCATGCAGCTGGCGAATCAGGAAGCCCAGCGGTTCAACCACGAGTACATCGGCACCGAACACATTCTCCTGGGCCTCGTCAAAGAGGGCTCCGGCGTCGCCGCCAACGTCCTGAAGAACCTTGACGTCGACCTCCGCGGCATCCGGCTGGAAGTAGAGAAGATCGTCCAGTCCGGCCCGGACATGGTCACGATGGGCAAGCTCCCGCAGACCCCGCGGGCCAAGAAGGTGATCGAGTACGCGATGGAGGAGGCCCGCAACCTCAACCACAACTACGTCGGCACCGAACACCTGCTCCTCGGCCTGCTCCGCGAGCAGGAGGGCGTCGCCGCCCAGGTGCTGATGAACCTCGGCCTGAAGCTCGAGGACGTCCGCGAGGAGGTTCTCAACCTGCTCGGACACGGCCTGGAAGGGGGCGAGGAGGACGAGGAAGGCGGCGGCCGCGGCGGGCGGGCAGGGGCCTCCTCCAAGGGCGAACGCGGCAAGCGGACCGGCAAGAGCAAGACCCCCGCCCTCGACAGCTTCGGCCGCGACCTCACCGAGCTGGCCAAGCAGGGCAAGCTTGATCCGGTCATCGGCCGCGCCAACGAGATCGAGCGCATCACTCAGGTGCTCTGCCGCCGCCAGAAGAACAACCCCGTCCTGCTGGGCGAGGCGGGCGTCGGCAAAACGGCCATCGTCGAGGGCTTCGCCCAGATGGTCGTCGAGGGCAACGTGCCGGACCTGCTCCGCGAGCGCCGCATCGTCGTGCTGGACCTCGCCATGATGGTCGCCGGCACGAAGTACCGCGGCCAGTTCGAGGAGCGGATCAAGGCCGTGATGAACGAGGTCCGCCGGGCTAAGAACATCATCCTGTTCATCGACGAGCTGCACACGCTGGTCGGCGCCGGCGGCGCCGAGGGGGCCATCGACGCCAGCAACGTGCTCAAGCCGGCTCTCTCCCGCGGCGAATTGCAGTGCATCGGCGCCACCACGCTGGACGAGTACCGCAAGTACATCGAGAAGGACTCCGCCCTGGAACGCCGGTTCCAGAAGGTCAACGTCGAGCCGCCCAGCCCGGAGCAGGCCGTGGAGATCCTCCGCGGCCTCCGCGAGCGCTACGAGAAGCACCACCGCGTCGAGATCACCGACGCCGCCCTCGAAGCCGCCGTCGAGTTCAGCACGCGGTACATCTCCGAGCGGGCCCTGCCGGACAAGGCGATCGACGTGATCGACGAGGCCGGCGCCCGCATCCGGCTCAAGTCCATGGTCCGCCCGCCGGACCTGAAGGACCTCGATGCGGAGATCGAACGCCTGAACGCCGCCAAGGAAGAGGCGGTCGCCAATCAGGACTTCGAAAAGGCCGCCGCCCTCCGGGATCAGGCGGATCAGGTCAAGCAGAAGAAGGAGACCGCCACTGAGGAGTGGAAGGAGCAGTCCCAGCAGACCGACGGCACCGTTGACGAGGACGTGATCGCCGAGGTCGTCGCCAAGATGACCGGCATCCCGCTGACCCGCCTCTCCAGCGAGGACGCCGTCCGGCTGCTCGCCATGGAGGACGAACTGCACGAAACCGTCGTCTCCCAGAAGGAGGCGGTGAAGCAGGTCTCCAAGGCGATCCGCCGCTCCCGCAGCGGCCTGAAGGACCCGAAGCGGCCCACGGGCATCTTCCTGTTCGCCGGCCCCACCGGCGTGGGCAAGACCTTGCTCGCCAAGACGCTGGCGGAGTTCCTGTTCGGCGAGGACGACGCGCTGATCCAGATTGACATGTCCGAGTACATGGAGAAGCACAACGTCTCCCGCCTGATCGGCGCCCCCCCGGGCTACGTCGGCTACGAGGAGGGCGGCCAGCTCACGGAGAAGATCCGCCGCCGACCCTACGCCGTCGTGCTGCTCGACGAGATCGAGAAGGCCCACCCGGACGTGTTCAACATGCTCCTCCAGATCATGGAGGAGGGGCACCTCACGGACAGCTTCGGCCGCAAGATCGACTTCAAGAACGTGGTCCTCATCATGACCACGAACGTCGGCGCCAAATCAATCGCCAGCGGGGCCGGCTTCGGCTTCTCCAAGCAGGGCGACGAGGACGCCTCCTACGAGAAGATGAAGGAACGCCTGCTCCACGACGTCGAGGCCGCCTTCAAGCCGGAGTTCATCGGCCGTTTGGACGACGTGATCGTCTTCCGCGAACTGAACCGGGAGAATTTGAAGCACATCGTCGACATCGAACTGTCCAAGGTTCGCGAACGCCTCGGCGAACGCGGCCTGGCTCTCGAAATGACGGACGCCGCCCGCGAGTTCGTCATCGATAAGGGCTCCAATACCGAGTACGGCGCCCGCCCGCTGCGTCGCAGCGTGGAGCAGTACATCGAGGACCCGCTCTCCGAGGAGCTGCTCCGCGGGGCCTTCGAGGGTCACAACTCGATCCTCGTGGACGCCGTGCCGCTGGAGGGCGAGGATGCCGACGCCAAGGACGCGAAGAAGCGGCTCGACTTCACCGGCCGCACGGTCGCCAAGCCGAACCTGCCCCGGAAAAAGGGTGCCGGAAAGGCGACGACCGAGCAGGACGAAAAGGCCGCCTCCGACGACGAAGAGAAGCTCGTCGCCGCCACTGTGGGCGACGACGACACGGAGAGCTACACGCCGGACGCCGAGGACGGCGACGAATAG